TTCAGTTCCATAGGACCACGAGTAGATGGCATGGTAAAACCAGAGGTTTCTGCTAAAGGCTCTAGAACTACTCTTGCTTCGCATCAAAACTCCGTGGTACAAGGAAACGGTACATCCTTTTCTGCACCATTGATTGCAGGAATGATGGCTGACTTTATTCAGGCTTTTCCAAATCTTACAGCAATGGAGCTGCGTGATATTTTGATTCAGTCTAGTAGTCTATTTGGAAGCCCAAACGAGTTAATTGGCCATGGAATTCCTAGTTACTTGAGAGCTAAGGACATTGCTAATATTCAGAATTTGATAAAATCTACTGATAAAGATGTACTTGTTTTTCCAAACCCTTCGGTTTCTGAAGAAGGTCTTAAGGTCCTTGTAATTCCTGAAAATTATGGTAGTTCGTTTGAAGCAGCGATATATGACTTAACCGGAAGAGTAGTTTTTCAGAATAACTTTAACAACAAGATTTTCCAAATAAATATCAATAAGAGCATTACACCAAGCGGTAGTTATGTCTTAAAGGTTTGGAATGAAAACTTTAGTTTCTCTGAGAAAATAATGGTGAATTAAATACACTTCTTCACCATGCGGAGGATACTTGGCTCTTGCGTATAATTTTCAATTGTGTCAATTGAAATCCACTCTAAAGCATTTGATTCTTCGTTTTGAATAGGTTTTATATTGTCTTGTAAAACAAACTTGAATCTAACATCGTAATGATCGTGTGCAGGTACACCTTTACGCTCGGGGATTGAATGGATGTCAATATCGAAGATCTTTTCTTTTTGAGGGCCTACTTCTATTCCAGTTTCCTCTAAAACCTCTTTTCTCGCAACTCTAAATACATTTTCATCTCCATCGCAGTGACCTCCAGGCTGAAGCCACTTATTTAGTTTTTTGTGGTGAATAAGTAACACTTCTTCTGTTTTCTCGTTCAATAACCAAGCAGAAGCAGTAATATGGCCAATAAGTAATGATCTTTCAAAACAGTTTTCGTTCTCTTGCATAAAGCTTAATAATCGCTCACACATTGCTTTCTCTGTTTGGTCAAAAGGAAGATAATTCTCAACTTGTTGCACCAATTCTTTTCTTGTCATTCTTTTAACACTTTATGAACAAATACTTTATCTCTTTTCTTATCCTAATTGCTGGATTCGGCCTTAAAGCTCAAATTACTCCACAGCCTAGCCCAGGAGCAAGTTTCTCACAAACCGTGGGAATAACAAGGATAATTGTAGAATATTCTCGTCCCGCAGTACGAGGACGCGAGATTTTTGGAGGACTGGTTCCAAATGGTAAAATTTGGCGTACAGGTGCTAATGCACCAACTATTTTTAGTGTCTCCAATGATGTAATAATCAATGGTGCTGAGCTAAGAGCTGGTGATTATGCAGTCATGTCTATTCCATTCGAAAAAGAATGGATATTGATTTTTTCCAACAATTTAGAAACTACGGAAGCTACTTACAACGAAGCCGATGATGAGCTTAGAGTTCATGTAGAATCATACGAAATCGAATTAACTGAATCATTTACAATTGATATTAGTAACATTTCTAATGATGCTGCATACCTTAATTTCTATTGGGCAAATAAAGCAATTACAGTAGAGATTAAAGTGAATAATGAAGCTACAGTTAATTCTGCGGTGGAGCAGAAAACATTAGAGACTGCAGGAGCTTTCTTGCAGGCAGCTGAGTATTTTGTTAACAATAATTTGAATACGGTTAAAGCTTTAGAATATGCAAATCACTCTATTGAGTTGAAGCAAACTTTCCGAAACACTTGGATAAAATCTGTGATTTTACGTAAGCTTAAAAGAAACACCGAGGCATTAGAATTTGCCGAAAAAGCAAAGGTATTAGGTGAAACTGATCCTGTTTACAGCTTTTTCAAGTATAGTATTGATCAATCGATCGTTGAGTTACGAGCTTTAGTTCCTAGAAATTAAGGGACAATTTAGTTCATTACTGCAATCCCATTTGGCTTCTCTCCAACTGCGATTTCTTTTTCTACTTCCTTGGTTTCACAATTGATGAACTTTAGTGTATTAGCTCCCTGATTTATCAAAAGTGCTCTTTTATCATTGTCAAAGAACTTTACCATGTGAGGATCACCTTCTGATTTTACCATTGCTGTTTGAGCCCATTTGCCATCTACTTTTTTAAAGATATTTACCGAATTCATCATGGAATTACAAACCCACAATTCATTTAATAGAGCATTATAAGCAACATTTCCTGGCATAAAATTAAGATCTAGGAAATCAGTAACTGCAAACTTTTCTAGGTCTACAAAGTTTACTGACTTTCGCTGCATATTACTGACTAAAACTACATTATCATATCCCGGCCATACATTGGCAGGATAATTATCTACTTTTATTTGTTTCAAAAGCTCCTTGGACTGGACGTCTATTACATTTAGAAATGTACTTTCACCACAAGTAACCAAAGCATATTTCCCATCTTTAGAAAATATAACTTCGGAAGGATCGGCATCAACAGTAATTTCAGTTTTCAATTCACCTGAAGCCCTGTCATACACCATAACCTTTCCAGAATGACTCATTTTCGCTGTCCACATTTCACTTCCATCTGGGCTAAAGGCAACATTGTGATTTACCATTGGAATCTGAATGTCATGAATTGCTTTTCCCGTTTTGGCATCCAATTTTAATATTCCACCAGGAATTGTCATTCCGTGTAAGGCAGTATGCCCTTTAGAGAAGTCGTATGCAGGGTTTGCTACTGCAAGAAACTGATTATCTGGACTTAAGTATACATGATGTGGAAATCGATCATTTGAGGTTTTAAGCTCAAAACTTTCTGCAACTTCCTGTTTTTCAAGGTTAATTACGGATATAGTTCTATCTCCGCCATTCACTACATATGCCTTATCGAAGTTTAAGTTTGTAGCTATAGGCTGTTTTTTGCAAGCCACAACACCGATCAATAAGGATAAAGAAATAAGTATTTTTTTCATAAAAAAAGCGTCATCTAGTAGATAACGCTTAAAATTATATTTTGACTAAAATTTGAATCAGTTTTTTAACAACGAAATTACATTTTGTAACAAAAGTTTGAAAGAATCAATCAAAAAAGCTCCAAAAGTACTAGCAATGCTACTTCTTTTACTCTCTGTTAAATCGTCTTGAAAAGTCCCAATTTGCATTACACTTACCTCTTCATTTAAAAGTGAACTTGAAACAGTTTCACCTTTAAAAGTTTCTACTTGATTAGTTTTTGCTCTTACGTATTTATTGTTTTCAGCAACTCCGAAAGAACTCAACATCAATATAGTTAAGACCGAACTTAGAAAAATGGAAGCTTTTTTCATGTGATTTTAGTTTTGACTTTATCAAAATTACAATTAATTCGGTAAATCACCAACCATATCTTCAGGCTTTACCCACTCATCAAACTCATCAGCAGTAAGATAACCTAGTCCTACAGCTGTTTCTTTTAAGGTTGAACCATTTAAATGAGCAGTTTGTGCTATTTCGGCTGCTTTATAGTATCCAATTTTAGTATTTAAAGCTGTAACTAACATCAAAGAGTTGTTTAACTGACGCTTGATATTGGCCTCAATTGGCTTTAATCCTACAGCACAATTATCATTAAAGGAAACACAAACATCGCCAATAAGCTTTGCTGAGTTCAAGAAATTATGAATCATCATTGGCTTGAAAACATTAAGTTCAAAGTGTCCATTTGCTCCACCAACGTTGATAGCAACATCATTTCCGAGAACTTGTGCCGCAACCATTGTCATTGCTTCTGACTGGGTTGGATTTACTTTTCCTGGCATGATAGAAGAACCTGGCTCATTGCTCGGAATTTCTAATTCGCCAATTCCAGACCTTGGTCCCGATGACAGCATTCTGATATCATTACCTATCTTCATTAAACTTACTGCTACTGTTTTCAGTGCTCCATGAGATTCCACAATGGCATCGTGTGCTGCAAGTGCTTCAAATTTATTCTCTGCCGTAATAAAAGGTAAACCAGTAAGCGATGCGATGTGCTTAGCTACGTTTTCAGAATACCCTTTAGGCGTATTAATGCCAGTTCCTACAGCAGTACCTCCGAGAGCAAGTTCCGATAAATGATCAAATGTATTTTTAATCGCTTTGATCCCGTGATTTAATTGAGACACATATCCAGAAAGCTCTTGACCTACCGTAAGCGGTGTAGCATCCATAAAGTGGGTTCTACCGATTTTAACAACATTCATGTATTCTTTAGACTTTGCAGCCAATGTGTCACGTAATTTTTCTATACCGGGAATTGTTGTTTCCACCAATATCTTTAATGCAGCAATGTGCATAGCAGTAGGAAAAGTATCGTTGCTAGACTGAGACTTATTTACGTCATCATTAGGATGAAGAACTTTGTCTTTATCCCCAAGAGAACCTCCATTCATGACATGAGCTCTATAGGCAATTACTTCATTGCAGTTCATGTTACTTTGCGTACCTGAACCAGTTTGCCATACAACAAGCGGAAAAGAGTCATCGAGCTGTCCTGCAAGAATTTCGTCACATACTTTACCAATCAAATCACTTTTGTTGGCATCCAGCACGCCTGCCTCTTTATTCGTAATCGCTGCTGCTTTCTTAAGATATGCGAAAGCTTTGATGATTTCGATAGGCATCTTATTGGTATCCTTAGCAATATTGAAATTTTCAATTGATCGCTGAGTTTGAGCTCCCCAATAAACGTTTGCTGGTACTTTTACTTCACCAATGGTGTCTTTCTCTATTCTATATTCCATGTTGTTAGCTGTCTGTAATTTTGACAAAAATAAGCCACAAGATCGCCTTGTTCAAGAAAAAACAAAGATTGTTTCCCAATGTCATATTCTCACCTAGAAATTAGAGAAAATACTAATTGAACATTTGACTTTAAAACAAGTTCTTTGTTAAAAACATACACTCGATATGAACTACAAAAAACTAATTGCCTCCATATTAATTTGTCAAGCTGCTGGGATTATAGGATCATTTTTTACCATAAGCTCTATTGATAGCTGGTACGCAACACTCAACAAACCTTCGTTTAATCCGCCAAGTTGGCTTTTTGGCCCAGCCTGGATCACGCTTTACTTTTTAATGGGTATTGCTCTATATCTAGTGTGGAACATGGAAAGAAGAGATAAAATATGGAAAAATGCGATTGCAATTTTCTCAGTTCAGCTCATTTTAAATGTAGCATGGTCTATTATATTTTTTGGAATGGAACAACCACTTTTAGCTGGTTTTGAAATAATTATCCTTTGGGTATTTATACTTTTAACAATTATTTATTTCGGAAAATTAAATAAAACTGCAGCTTACCTGCTTGTGCCGTATATTTGCTGGGTGACATTTGCCTCTGTTTTGAATTGGGCAATTGTAACCTTAAATTAAAAGATTGCACAAAAGGTCAACTTGGAATGAAAAAAAACATAATACTCTTACTTCTTTTTGTCACGTATATAGTTAATGGACAATCAAGTAAGTTAATAATTAATGTAAAAACTTCTCCTGAATTAACAAACAATCAAGCTTCTGAAGGACGCTTGATGTTGTTTTTGAATCAAAACCCAGCAGTTGATCCTAAAGACGGAACTTGGCCTATGAAGAAGTCAAGAAGCATAATTTTTGCTAAGAATATATCAACATGGAAAGGCGGGACGGAAATAAATAGTGATGCACAAACCCCTTGGCAGTCGACAGAAGTATTTGGCTTAAATGATATTCCAAAAGGCAAATATTACCTCCAAGTGCTTTATGCTCAATCCAAGGATGAGTCAAGAATAGATGTTCCTGGAGATTTATACAGCAAACCAGTATTAATTGACTTGACTAAAAATGCCAATCTCGATGTTCAGTTGACAGAAAAGGTAGCCAATAGAAGTCTTATTGAGCATAAATTAGTTCAGGATTTTACGCAGCAAAGTCAAGCATTGAGCAATTGGTGGTCAAAGCCAATGTCAGTAAAAGCTTCTATATTATTGCCAAGCGGTTATTTTGAAAATCCCGATAAGCGTTATCCTGTTCGCTACAACGTGGCAGGTTACGGAGGTAGGTACGATAGAATTAATAGACTTCTCAAACAAGAAGAATTCAAAACATGGTGGGAGTCGGATAATGCTCCTCAAGTAATTACTGTTTTTCTCGATGGTGAAGGGCCATTTGGAGATTCCTACCAATTGGACTCTGATAACAATGGGCCATTTGGCCAAAATTTAGTTGAAGAATTGATTCCAACCGTGGAGAAGCTGTTTAGAACAAACGGAAAACGTTATACCGATGGTTGCTCTACAGGAGGTTGGGTTTCTTTAGCGTTACAGCTTTTTTATCCAAAGACCTTTGATGCATGTTACTCTTACAGTCCTGACCCCGTTGACTTTAGCGACATGCAGTTAATGAATATTTATAATGATGAAAATGCATTCATAAGCGAGTTTGGACTTGATCATCCAAGTAAGAGAAGTAGAGATGGCGAGCCTGAATTTACTGTAAGGCAAGAGATTAATTACGAAAATATTCAAGGTAAAAACAGTACTTGGACTACTAGCGGTCAGCAATGGGGTGGCTGGAATGCAGTTTATAGCCCGAATTCAAAAGATGGAACTCCTACCCCACTCTTTGACCCCAAAACTGGTAACATTGACAAAAGCGTAGCTGAAAACTGGAAAAAGTATGACTTACTAAAACTAGTTCAGGACAACTGGAGTACGCTTGGACCTCAAATACAAGGGAAAGTAAATATTGTAATGGGTGATATGGACAACTACTACCTCAACAATGCTTTGAGAAAATTTGACAGTTTTATAAAAACTACTGAAAGTCCAAAATCAGACGCGAATATTATCTTTAAGGCTACGGAAGGTCATTGCGATAGTTATTCTCACAGAAAGGTTTTGGAGCAAATTGGTGAGTTAAACTAGCGACGAAATGAGAATTCTTGAAGAATTAGAAAGAACATCAAATGAGGCTTTAAAGTACTTTGAACTTCCTGAAAGTGAAATGTCAAAGAACTACGGTCCTGAGAAGTGGAACATTAAACAAATATTGGTTCATTTAGCAGATGCAGAGGCTGTTCTTTTGGAACGGATAAAACGTACGATTTCAGAAGAAAATCCAACTGTCATCGGTTTTGACCAAGATTTATGGGAAGAGAAATTATCATATAATACTTTGCCATTAGAACTGAGTAAGGAAATCTTTGTAGCAAATAGAAAGTCAATATCTTTTCTAGCCAAAGAGTTCTACCAAAAGGAAGGAAACAGAATCAATACACATAATATTGTTGGTGTTAAAACGCTAAAGGATGAATTTGACAAGGTAATTTGGCACAGCGAAGGGCATTTAGATCAAATTAAAATAGCTTTGAAATCATGACAACAAAAAACATTTCTGATCTACTTATTAGAGAATTAAACCTTCTCAAAAAAGAGATTGAAGCTTATTCCAACGAAGAAAACCTTTGGAAAGTGGCTGATGGTATAACCAATTCTGCTGGAAACTTAGCTCTACACCTTATTGGAAACCTTAATACATACATAGGAGCTGAATTGGGAAAAACTGGTTATATAAGAAACAGAGAAGCAGAATTTGCTGACAAGAATATCCCCAAAGCAGTCATTATTGCGGACATTGAGAAGCTTATTCCAGTAATTTCAACTACTCTTTCAGTCATTAAAGAGAAACAATTAAGCGAAAAATATCCATTACTAGTTTTCAAAGAAAAAGCAGAAATTGGTTTCTTCTTAATCCATCTTCACGGTCATTTGACTTATCATCTAGGACAGATAAATTATCATAGAAGGTTGCTTGACAATTGAATTATATGACAAAGAAAACAAAATTAATCATAGGCATAATATTAAGCACTTTAGGTCTATTAAGTGTAATTATGGGGGTTTATGTCATTCCAGAAGGTAACGACTTTTTGGAAGACCTTGGATACTTTGTATTTGCCGGAGGGCTAATATTTGTAACGCTTGGCTCTAGCCTTGTTGGAGGGAAAAATTGACGTAACTCAGAATTGAGGTTCGGAGATAAAAGCAGGAAGTTTTCGATGCTTGTAAGTTTTAAACTTTCCTTCTGAGTCCTTGAAATGTAATTTAAAAGGCTAAAGAATGGAGGTAATTGAATGAACGTTAACGGAAATTTCAACTTTTCCAGCTTCCTATTTACTACTCCATAACTATTCAACTAAATCTCTTACACCTTTCGCTCTATCTCCTTCAAATTCTCCATCTTTTTGTTTCTGAGGAAGCCATTGATATCTTCGAAATGTTCTTTAACTCGCTTATTACCAAACTCAAATACTTTGGTAGCCAAGCCATCCAAGAAATCTCTATCGTGAGAAATTAAAATGATGGTGCCTTCAAATGCATTTAAAGCATCTTTTAAAATGTCCTTTGTCCTGAGATCTAAATGGTTGGTAGGCTCATCGAGAATTAACAGGTTTACAGGTTCTAGCAATAGTTTGATCATTGCAAGTCTAGTTTTTTCTCCTCCCGAAAGCATTTTTACTTTCTTGTTCAACTCATCACCTCTAAAAAGAAATGCACCTAGCAAGTCCTTCACTTTCGTTCTTATTTCACCTTTGGCGATATTATCAACAGTATCAAAAACCGTCAGTTCTTCGTCCAAGAGAGAAGCTTGATTTTGAGCAAAGTAACCGATTTCACAGTTATGGCCTACTTTTAAATCACCCTCAAATTCTATTTCACCCATGATGGCTTTTACCATCGTAGATTTTCCCTCTCCGTTTTTACCAACAAATGCAATTTTCTCCCCTCTTTCGATGGTTAATTGTGCATTTTTGAAAACTACATTTTCACCGTATGACTTACTTACTTGATCGGCTATCACAGGATAATTCCCAGATCGTGGAGCAGGTGGAAATTTTATATTGATGTGCGAAGTATCTATTTCATCTACTTCTACAATATCCAGTTTCTCAAGCATTTTTACCCTAGATTGAACCTGTAGAGTTTTGGAATAGGTGCCTTTAAAACGATCAATAAACTCTTGCGTATCTGCAATCATTTTCGCTTGATCATTGAATTGTTTTTGCTGCTGCTCTAGCCTTTCTTTTCGTAATTGTAGGTAATGAGAATAATTCACTTTGTAATCGTAAATTTTCCCTTGTGTAACCTCAATGGTGCGATTGGTTACATTATCCACGAATGTTCTATCGTGCGAGATTAGTATTACTGCTTTGGAACTATTGATCAAAAAATCCTCTAACCATTGGATAGATTCAATATCCATGTGGTTTGTAGGCTCATCGAGTAAGATTAAATCTGGTTTCTGAAGCAGAATTTTCGCCAATTCTATTCTCATTCGCCATCCACCACTAAACTCACTAGAAGGACGATGAAAATCGGCCCTTGAAAACCCTAAACCTTGTAAGCATATTTCTATTTCTGCATCGTAGTTAATTTCTTCTATAGAATAATATTTTTCACTCAAGTCCGAAACACGCTCAATGATGTTCATGTAGGCATCAGACTCATAATCTGTCCGAGTTTCAAGTTGAGTATTGAGCTCGTCGATTTCTTTTTTCATACCAAGCACAGCAGAAAAAGCCTTCGCAGTTTCTTCAAAAACTGTGGTATCATCAAGAGTTAATAAGTGCTGCGGTAAATAAGCAATAATTGC
This portion of the Spirosomataceae bacterium TFI 002 genome encodes:
- a CDS encoding TspO and MBR related proteins yields the protein MNYKKLIASILICQAAGIIGSFFTISSIDSWYATLNKPSFNPPSWLFGPAWITLYFLMGIALYLVWNMERRDKIWKNAIAIFSVQLILNVAWSIIFFGMEQPLLAGFEIIILWVFILLTIIYFGKLNKTAAYLLVPYICWVTFASVLNWAIVTLN
- a CDS encoding ADP-ribose pyrophosphatase YjhB, NUDIX family, producing the protein MTRKELVQQVENYLPFDQTEKAMCERLLSFMQENENCFERSLLIGHITASAWLLNEKTEEVLLIHHKKLNKWLQPGGHCDGDENVFRVARKEVLEETGIEVGPQKEKIFDIDIHSIPERKGVPAHDHYDVRFKFVLQDNIKPIQNEESNALEWISIDTIENYTQEPSILRMVKKCI
- a CDS encoding 40-residue YVTN family beta-propeller repeat-containing protein: MKKILISLSLLIGVVACKKQPIATNLNFDKAYVVNGGDRTISVINLEKQEVAESFELKTSNDRFPHHVYLSPDNQFLAVANPAYDFSKGHTALHGMTIPGGILKLDAKTGKAIHDIQIPMVNHNVAFSPDGSEMWTAKMSHSGKVMVYDRASGELKTEITVDADPSEVIFSKDGKYALVTCGESTFLNVIDVQSKELLKQIKVDNYPANVWPGYDNVVLVSNMQRKSVNFVDLEKFAVTDFLDLNFMPGNVAYNALLNELWVCNSMMNSVNIFKKVDGKWAQTAMVKSEGDPHMVKFFDNDKRALLINQGANTLKFINCETKEVEKEIAVGEKPNGIAVMN
- a CDS encoding DinB superfamily protein gives rise to the protein MRILEELERTSNEALKYFELPESEMSKNYGPEKWNIKQILVHLADAEAVLLERIKRTISEENPTVIGFDQDLWEEKLSYNTLPLELSKEIFVANRKSISFLAKEFYQKEGNRINTHNIVGVKTLKDEFDKVIWHSEGHLDQIKIALKS
- a CDS encoding Putative esterase yields the protein MKKNIILLLLFVTYIVNGQSSKLIINVKTSPELTNNQASEGRLMLFLNQNPAVDPKDGTWPMKKSRSIIFAKNISTWKGGTEINSDAQTPWQSTEVFGLNDIPKGKYYLQVLYAQSKDESRIDVPGDLYSKPVLIDLTKNANLDVQLTEKVANRSLIEHKLVQDFTQQSQALSNWWSKPMSVKASILLPSGYFENPDKRYPVRYNVAGYGGRYDRINRLLKQEEFKTWWESDNAPQVITVFLDGEGPFGDSYQLDSDNNGPFGQNLVEELIPTVEKLFRTNGKRYTDGCSTGGWVSLALQLFYPKTFDACYSYSPDPVDFSDMQLMNIYNDENAFISEFGLDHPSKRSRDGEPEFTVRQEINYENIQGKNSTWTTSGQQWGGWNAVYSPNSKDGTPTPLFDPKTGNIDKSVAENWKKYDLLKLVQDNWSTLGPQIQGKVNIVMGDMDNYYLNNALRKFDSFIKTTESPKSDANIIFKATEGHCDSYSHRKVLEQIGELN
- a CDS encoding ATP-binding cassette, subfamily F, member 3; translation: MISVDNIAIEFSGATLFSDVTFNINDKDRIGLMGKNGAGKSTLLKLIAGVTKPTRGKISAPGDAIIAYLPQHLLTLDDTTVFEETAKAFSAVLGMKKEIDELNTQLETRTDYESDAYMNIIERVSDLSEKYYSIEEINYDAEIEICLQGLGFSRADFHRPSSEFSGGWRMRIELAKILLQKPDLILLDEPTNHMDIESIQWLEDFLINSSKAVILISHDRTFVDNVTNRTIEVTQGKIYDYKVNYSHYLQLRKERLEQQQKQFNDQAKMIADTQEFIDRFKGTYSKTLQVQSRVKMLEKLDIVEVDEIDTSHINIKFPPAPRSGNYPVIADQVSKSYGENVVFKNAQLTIERGEKIAFVGKNGEGKSTMVKAIMGEIEFEGDLKVGHNCEIGYFAQNQASLLDEELTVFDTVDNIAKGEIRTKVKDLLGAFLFRGDELNKKVKMLSGGEKTRLAMIKLLLEPVNLLILDEPTNHLDLRTKDILKDALNAFEGTIILISHDRDFLDGLATKVFEFGNKRVKEHFEDINGFLRNKKMENLKEIERKV
- a CDS encoding fumarase, class II — its product is MEYRIEKDTIGEVKVPANVYWGAQTQRSIENFNIAKDTNKMPIEIIKAFAYLKKAAAITNKEAGVLDANKSDLIGKVCDEILAGQLDDSFPLVVWQTGSGTQSNMNCNEVIAYRAHVMNGGSLGDKDKVLHPNDDVNKSQSSNDTFPTAMHIAALKILVETTIPGIEKLRDTLAAKSKEYMNVVKIGRTHFMDATPLTVGQELSGYVSQLNHGIKAIKNTFDHLSELALGGTAVGTGINTPKGYSENVAKHIASLTGLPFITAENKFEALAAHDAIVESHGALKTVAVSLMKIGNDIRMLSSGPRSGIGELEIPSNEPGSSIMPGKVNPTQSEAMTMVAAQVLGNDVAINVGGANGHFELNVFKPMMIHNFLNSAKLIGDVCVSFNDNCAVGLKPIEANIKRQLNNSLMLVTALNTKIGYYKAAEIAQTAHLNGSTLKETAVGLGYLTADEFDEWVKPEDMVGDLPN